The Podospora bellae-mahoneyi strain CBS 112042 chromosome 7, whole genome shotgun sequence genomic sequence TCTCCAGGCCAAGCTCATTTAGCGCAGGGATCAAGGTgtgggtgagtgagtgagtgagagaAAACGCGGGGTGATGAATTGAATCTTTTTTGTTGAAGCTCTTGTCGAGGAAGCTTTGTGTGCTGCTGAGGAACCAATTGCAATCTAGACATTCCATGAGCTGCGATAGGGTCCCTGCAGCTTTGAGAAACCTTACAACCGTTTCTGCCGTGAAGCAAACCATTTGCGGCTGCAGATGGTGGCCCGTTCATTTGATAGGTGAAGCTGCAACAAACGGTGCTTCAAACAAATCAGACAACTGAGTCGTGAGGTTACAGTTGGCCGTCTTTATCCGAACACAGAGTAGTCTCGCTGCCATCTGATAATCTGATTGTACCTGGCAAAATATATAGATATTATATACACGTATTTACATCTCGTTCACCGCCGCAcggccctcctctccagccaGTCTGTGACGCACTGGTTCAACCCATCCAAGATCCAAGCGCCAGTCGTTCAATTGCTTGGATAGGTGTCATCATGAGCTTTCCATACGATCCGGGCTTTCGTTGCCTCGGATGTTTCGCGCTCTCGGCCAGCTTTTGCACCAGAAGAAACGGGGATGGGGTTCCATCGATCGCTTAAGATTaccatctccaccaagaCTGACTCTGACCCTTTTTGTCCGCCTGAATCGGTGTATTATCCGTAGCCTCCTTGACTTCCTTTATCAAAGGAACCTGTTcagttggcggtggtgtatTCCCCATCTTCTTGCTGTCGGCTTCCCGAAGCTCTCTGATGCGGTCGTCGATGAGGGCAATGTCAGCCTCTAGTCGAAGCAGTTTCTCCTCCAACAGATTCACATAATCTTGATCTGAAAGTGCTGTAATGGGACTCCAACTCGAGTGCCAGAACGGCTTGTTCTTTGAAGGATCCTTTTccgcttctttttgcttggcCTCCCTTCTATTGGCAAAGGCTtgccctccagctcccagcaGGGAACATACGATGGCTCCAGGAATAATATTTCGCGGCCCTCCTGTTGGAATGGTCAATATAGAGTTTGTTTTTGAGACCGCTTGGACTTGGACTTACGAATAGATCCTCCGACAACACCAGAGACTGCACCGGCAAAAGTACTTCCTTTGAGCTTGTCTCCGGGAGTAATCTTgtcctctcctcccagagCGCTAAAGGCCACCAACCGAGCAGCCCAGTAGCTTGCACCTAGGGCGAACCATTGACCACCAGCAATCAACGAGAAGAATACCGGTGGTGCACCACGAAGGATACCAGCTGCTCCTCCCATGAACAAGCCACAGGCACCTGATTACAACA encodes the following:
- a CDS encoding hypothetical protein (EggNog:ENOG503P56X), giving the protein MKRIALSEVDESKTNPSSSSPEQRPPRDQMPSKEQRQLLPQEVMDIVVPSLKVGGSAGACGLFMGGAAGILRGAPPVFFSLIAGGQWFALGASYWAARLVAFSALGGEDKITPGDKLKGSTFAGAVSGVVGGSIRGPRNIIPGAIVCSLLGAGGQAFANRREAKQKEAEKDPSKNKPFWHSSWSPITALSDQDYVNLLEEKLLRLEADIALIDDRIRELREADSKKMGNTPPPTEQVPLIKEVKEATDNTPIQADKKGQSQSWWRW